Proteins from a genomic interval of Schaalia odontolytica:
- a CDS encoding maltotransferase domain-containing protein, translating into MSENLLPRIPIIEVFPVVEDGTLPAKATEEEPFPIRATVFREGHDAFAAEAVLLTPGGGEHSRTRMVDVAPGLDRYEAWVAADAPGAWSFRVDSWSDPYATWHHDATVKLGAGVDVELMLEEGARLMERAAAGDAEANPTQERPPASDIEVLHDAARRLRDTAHSAQQRLSAGISSRVRLIFRDHPLRDLIGSSRTYRLDVARAKALAGAWYEIFPRSAGAFQRPDGSWVSGTLASAAEELPRIAEMGFDVVYLTPIHPIGSTHRKGKNNSLTAAPGDPGSPYAIGSPDGGHDAIHPDLGDFDDFDRFVARARSLGLEVALDLALQCSPDHPWVSEHPEWFTTRADGSIAYAENPPKKYQDIYPLNFDNDPGGIYEAIRAVIEVWIRHGVTIFRVDNPHTKPIPFWEKMLADVKAAHPGTLFLAEAFTRPAMMRTLGAIGFDQSYTYFAWRTAKTEIEDYLLEVSQDTAHLMRPAFWPTTHDILTPQMWEGGTAIFAIRAMLAALGSPTWGIYSGYEFVENVPRGSFQEPNDNEKYEFRPRRWADADDIGITRLFTLLNAARAKHPALRQLHQIRIHPTSSDRLVAFSRQMPGRFTHDGVPDTVICVISLDPHNGVDASVELDLEAMGLATPGGHITVVDELDGRSYVWGSSNWVSLSPVTRLGHVFTVEPAHSSPWAQA; encoded by the coding sequence GTGAGCGAGAACCTGCTACCCCGTATCCCGATCATTGAAGTGTTTCCCGTCGTCGAGGACGGAACGCTTCCCGCTAAGGCGACCGAAGAAGAGCCCTTCCCCATCCGCGCAACCGTGTTCCGCGAAGGACACGACGCGTTTGCCGCCGAAGCCGTCCTCCTCACCCCCGGCGGGGGTGAGCACTCCCGCACGCGCATGGTCGACGTCGCCCCCGGTTTGGACCGCTACGAAGCATGGGTCGCCGCGGACGCGCCGGGCGCATGGTCGTTCCGCGTCGATTCCTGGTCCGACCCCTACGCCACGTGGCACCACGACGCCACCGTCAAGCTCGGCGCGGGCGTGGACGTGGAACTCATGCTGGAAGAGGGCGCCCGCCTCATGGAGCGGGCAGCTGCCGGTGATGCCGAGGCAAACCCGACGCAGGAGCGCCCCCCGGCCTCGGACATTGAGGTCCTCCACGACGCCGCCCGCCGCCTGCGCGACACCGCCCACTCCGCCCAGCAGCGCCTCTCGGCGGGCATTTCCTCGCGCGTGCGGCTCATCTTCCGCGATCACCCGCTGCGCGACCTCATCGGATCCTCGCGCACGTACCGCCTCGACGTCGCCCGCGCGAAGGCGCTCGCCGGCGCCTGGTACGAGATCTTTCCCCGATCGGCCGGGGCCTTCCAACGCCCAGACGGGTCGTGGGTCTCGGGCACGCTCGCCAGCGCCGCCGAGGAGCTGCCCCGCATCGCGGAGATGGGTTTCGACGTCGTCTACCTGACACCGATCCATCCGATCGGCTCGACCCACCGCAAGGGCAAGAACAATTCGCTTACCGCCGCCCCGGGCGATCCCGGCTCCCCCTACGCCATCGGCTCCCCCGACGGCGGGCATGACGCGATCCACCCCGACCTAGGTGATTTCGACGACTTCGATCGGTTTGTCGCCCGCGCGCGCAGCCTTGGGCTGGAGGTCGCCTTGGACCTCGCCCTCCAATGCTCCCCCGACCACCCCTGGGTGAGCGAGCACCCCGAGTGGTTCACGACCCGCGCCGACGGCTCCATCGCCTACGCGGAGAACCCACCCAAGAAGTACCAGGATATCTACCCGCTGAACTTCGACAATGATCCGGGTGGGATCTACGAGGCGATCCGGGCGGTCATCGAGGTCTGGATTCGCCACGGGGTCACGATCTTCCGCGTCGACAACCCGCATACGAAGCCCATTCCGTTCTGGGAGAAGATGCTCGCCGACGTCAAGGCCGCCCACCCGGGCACGCTCTTCCTTGCTGAGGCCTTCACGCGCCCCGCGATGATGCGCACCCTGGGGGCAATCGGCTTCGATCAGTCCTACACCTACTTCGCGTGGAGGACCGCCAAGACGGAGATCGAAGACTACCTGCTCGAGGTCTCCCAGGACACCGCGCACCTCATGCGCCCGGCCTTCTGGCCGACGACTCATGACATCCTCACCCCGCAAATGTGGGAGGGGGGCACGGCCATCTTTGCGATCCGCGCAATGCTTGCCGCGCTGGGCTCGCCCACCTGGGGCATCTATTCTGGCTACGAGTTCGTCGAGAATGTGCCGCGAGGGTCCTTCCAGGAACCCAACGACAACGAGAAGTACGAGTTCCGGCCGCGCCGGTGGGCGGACGCCGACGACATCGGGATTACGCGCCTGTTCACACTGCTCAACGCGGCGCGCGCCAAGCATCCGGCGCTCCGTCAGCTCCACCAGATCCGCATTCACCCAACGTCCTCGGACCGCCTCGTCGCGTTCTCGCGCCAGATGCCCGGACGATTCACGCACGACGGCGTACCCGACACCGTCATCTGTGTCATCTCGCTGGATCCGCACAACGGCGTCGACGCCTCGGTGGAACTCGACCTGGAGGCCATGGGCCTGGCCACGCCGGGCGGACACATCACCGTCGTGGATGAGCTGGACGGGCGCTCCTACGTGTGGGGTTCGTCCAACTGGGTGTCGCTCTCCCCCGTGACTCGCCTCGGCCACGTCTTCACGGTCGAACCCGCCCACTCCTCCCCGTGGGCACAGGCCTGA
- a CDS encoding electron transfer flavoprotein subunit alpha/FixB family protein: MTQQQMSSPILVLADQAGDHLTPLARQALTLAASLTSADVVALSLAATPDVAALSELGATQLLHADMGQVARSSVVASDALVSALATDNFGLVLLCSDYRGREIAGRVAALTEAGVVSGASSVSFDGGVLQIGKTALGGSWSMRIVLEGQTPIVGIASGVIDEAEVASPVALTPQALSVELSPEARAIEVVSSVADDSEGVSLQDASTVVCGGRGVNGDFGLVRSLANALGGAVGATRVACDEGWAPRSEQIGQTGLTLTPNLYIGLGVSGAIHHTVGMQSAAHIVAVCDDPDAPIFEIADFGVVGDVTEVVPAALAAIEEARAQE, translated from the coding sequence ATGACGCAGCAGCAGATGAGTTCCCCGATCCTTGTTCTGGCCGATCAGGCGGGCGATCACCTGACGCCCCTGGCCCGCCAGGCGCTCACGCTGGCCGCGTCCCTGACCTCCGCCGACGTCGTCGCCCTGTCCCTGGCCGCCACCCCGGATGTGGCCGCGCTGTCTGAGCTGGGTGCGACCCAGCTGCTGCATGCCGACATGGGTCAGGTCGCGCGTTCATCGGTCGTCGCCTCCGACGCGCTTGTTTCCGCGCTGGCGACCGACAACTTCGGCCTGGTGCTGCTGTGCTCGGACTACCGCGGGCGCGAGATCGCCGGTCGCGTCGCGGCGCTGACCGAGGCGGGCGTGGTTTCCGGTGCATCCTCCGTCTCCTTCGACGGCGGAGTCCTCCAGATCGGCAAGACCGCACTGGGGGGTTCCTGGTCGATGCGCATCGTCCTCGAGGGCCAGACCCCGATCGTCGGCATCGCCTCCGGCGTCATCGACGAGGCAGAGGTGGCCTCTCCTGTTGCCCTGACTCCGCAGGCCCTGTCGGTCGAGCTGAGCCCCGAAGCCCGCGCGATCGAGGTCGTCTCAAGCGTCGCCGACGACTCCGAGGGCGTGTCCCTCCAGGACGCGTCGACGGTCGTGTGCGGCGGACGTGGCGTGAACGGAGACTTCGGGCTGGTTCGGTCCCTGGCCAACGCCCTGGGTGGCGCCGTGGGGGCGACCCGCGTCGCCTGCGACGAGGGCTGGGCTCCGCGCAGCGAGCAGATCGGTCAGACCGGCCTGACTCTCACCCCGAACCTGTACATCGGGCTCGGCGTGTCCGGGGCGATTCACCACACCGTTGGCATGCAGTCCGCAGCCCACATCGTCGCGGTCTGTGACGATCCCGACGCCCCGATCTTCGAGATCGCGGACTTCGGCGTGGTGGGCGACGTCACCGAGGTGGTGCCCGCAGCGCTGGCGGCCATCGAGGAGGCGCGCGCCCAGGAGTGA
- the trpS gene encoding tryptophan--tRNA ligase, whose amino-acid sequence MTRSEDALETSTSDASLARSKARSAEIDLAIDQDPSRFRILTGDRPTGHLHLGHYFGTLRNRVLLQDRGVDTWVLVADYQVITDRDGVGPIRERVLGLVADYLAAGIDPKRSTIFNHSAVPALNQLMLPFLSLVTESELHRNPTVKAELEATEGRAMTGLMLTYPVHQAADILFCKANIVPVGQDQLPHLEQARLIAQRFDKRYGRATPERPVFPRPEALLSEVPLLLGTDGQKMSKSRGNTIELRMSADETAKILKKAKTDAERRITFDPEGRPEVSNLLMLASLATGDAPEVIADRIGDGGAGALKALVTDSLNDMLAPLRARRAELIANEDHLLSILHAGNERANEQADQTLSEVRTAMQMNY is encoded by the coding sequence ATGACACGCAGTGAAGACGCCCTGGAAACCTCCACCTCCGATGCCTCTCTGGCTCGATCCAAGGCGCGCAGCGCCGAGATCGACCTGGCCATCGACCAGGATCCGTCGCGTTTCCGCATCCTCACGGGTGACCGCCCGACGGGGCACCTCCACCTGGGTCACTACTTTGGCACCCTGCGCAACCGGGTGCTCCTGCAGGATCGCGGGGTCGACACCTGGGTGCTGGTCGCCGACTACCAGGTCATTACCGACCGCGACGGCGTGGGGCCGATTCGAGAGCGCGTCCTGGGCCTCGTGGCGGACTACCTCGCCGCCGGGATTGATCCGAAGCGCTCCACGATCTTCAATCATTCGGCCGTGCCCGCCCTCAACCAGCTGATGCTCCCCTTCCTCTCCCTCGTCACAGAGTCCGAGCTGCACCGCAACCCGACGGTCAAGGCGGAGCTGGAGGCCACGGAGGGGCGCGCCATGACGGGCCTCATGCTCACCTATCCGGTCCACCAGGCGGCAGACATCCTTTTCTGCAAGGCCAACATTGTCCCGGTCGGCCAGGACCAACTCCCCCATCTGGAGCAGGCCCGCCTCATTGCTCAACGTTTCGACAAGCGCTACGGGCGCGCGACCCCGGAGCGTCCCGTCTTCCCTCGCCCCGAGGCCCTCCTGTCCGAGGTCCCTCTGTTACTGGGCACCGACGGACAGAAGATGTCCAAGTCGCGCGGGAACACGATCGAACTGCGCATGAGCGCCGATGAGACCGCGAAGATCCTGAAGAAGGCCAAGACCGATGCCGAGCGCCGCATCACGTTCGACCCCGAGGGGCGTCCCGAGGTGTCGAACCTCCTGATGCTGGCCTCGCTCGCCACCGGTGACGCCCCCGAGGTGATCGCCGATCGCATCGGAGACGGCGGCGCGGGAGCCCTCAAAGCCCTCGTCACGGACTCCCTCAACGACATGCTCGCTCCCCTGCGTGCGCGCCGGGCCGAGCTCATCGCCAACGAGGACCACCTGCTGTCCATCCTGCATGCGGGCAATGAACGCGCGAACGAGCAGGCGGACCAGACCCTCTCCGAGGTCCGCACCGCCATGCAGATGAACTACTGA
- the glgB gene encoding 1,4-alpha-glucan branching protein GlgB, producing MSFELTPIPVNDDTLDAVASGSYYSPHAVLGAHLGDTGVTIRTVAHLADAVDIITPTGAYAATHERGGVWVAVVPGKEIPPYRVSVTYGEDTTVRDDPYRYLPTLGEMDTYLISEGRHENLWKVLGAHVTTYTDELGETSGTAFAVWAPNARAVRVVGEFNYWDGSTTSMRSLGSSGVWEIFVPDVGVGARYKFEIQGPGGNWFQKADPLARATEIPPATASVVTDYFHTWGDQEWMETRKDRNVHTGPMSVYEVHAGSWRQGLGYRELADELVPYVKQMGFTHVEFMPLAEHPFGGSWGYQVTSYFAPTSRYGTPDDFRYLVDAFHRAGIGVILDWVPAHFPKDDFALARFDGTPLYEDPDPLRGEHPDWGTYVFNFGRREVRNFLVANALYWLEDFHIDGLRVDAVASMLYLDYSRKDGQWRPNQYGGRENLEAIEFIQEANATAYRRHPGIVMIAEESTAWPGVTAPTSGGGLGYGMKWNMGWMNDTLRYLSEDPVNRRWHHGELTFSLVYAFSENYVLPLSHDEVVHGKGSLISKMPGDKWQRLAGLRSLYAYQWSHPGKQLLFMGQEIGQEQEWNESYSLDWWLLDQEGHAGVAHLIERLNAIYTSSPALWDDDYTGFEWIDASDGDHNLISYLRKGSDEQGNREVIVCVSNFAGNPHEGYRVGLPFGGEWVEILNTDAEEFGGSGVVNVGSVIAEDTPWNGRPVSAQLRVPPLGAVWLAPASQVR from the coding sequence ATGAGCTTCGAACTTACGCCGATCCCGGTCAATGACGACACCCTCGACGCCGTTGCCTCAGGCTCCTACTACTCGCCACACGCCGTGCTCGGCGCGCACCTTGGCGACACGGGCGTCACGATTCGCACGGTCGCCCACCTGGCTGACGCCGTCGACATCATCACGCCCACGGGAGCCTACGCCGCCACCCACGAGCGAGGCGGCGTTTGGGTCGCGGTCGTGCCCGGCAAGGAGATCCCTCCCTACCGCGTGTCCGTCACCTACGGCGAAGACACGACGGTGCGCGACGATCCCTACCGCTACCTGCCGACCCTGGGCGAGATGGACACCTACCTGATCTCCGAGGGCCGCCACGAGAACCTGTGGAAGGTTCTCGGCGCGCACGTGACGACCTACACCGACGAGCTGGGCGAGACCTCCGGCACCGCCTTCGCCGTGTGGGCCCCCAACGCGCGCGCGGTGCGCGTTGTCGGCGAGTTTAACTACTGGGATGGCTCCACGACGTCGATGCGTTCTCTGGGATCCTCGGGCGTGTGGGAGATCTTCGTTCCCGACGTTGGCGTGGGCGCGCGCTACAAGTTCGAGATCCAGGGTCCGGGTGGCAACTGGTTCCAGAAGGCTGATCCGCTCGCCCGCGCCACGGAGATTCCCCCCGCCACGGCCTCGGTGGTCACCGACTACTTCCACACCTGGGGGGACCAGGAGTGGATGGAAACGCGCAAGGACCGCAACGTCCACACCGGCCCCATGTCCGTCTACGAGGTCCACGCGGGCTCGTGGCGTCAGGGCCTGGGCTACCGCGAGCTGGCCGACGAGCTGGTCCCCTACGTCAAGCAGATGGGCTTTACGCACGTCGAGTTCATGCCCCTGGCCGAGCACCCCTTCGGCGGCTCGTGGGGCTACCAGGTGACCTCCTACTTTGCGCCCACGTCGCGCTACGGGACGCCGGATGACTTCCGCTACCTGGTTGATGCCTTCCACCGCGCGGGTATCGGCGTCATCTTGGACTGGGTTCCCGCGCACTTCCCGAAGGATGACTTCGCGCTGGCGCGCTTTGATGGCACGCCCCTCTACGAGGACCCGGACCCGCTGCGCGGAGAGCACCCCGATTGGGGCACCTACGTGTTCAATTTCGGTCGCCGCGAGGTGCGCAACTTCCTGGTCGCCAACGCCCTGTATTGGCTGGAGGACTTCCATATTGACGGCCTGCGCGTCGACGCGGTGGCGTCGATGCTCTACCTGGACTACTCGCGCAAGGACGGTCAGTGGCGTCCCAACCAGTACGGCGGGCGAGAGAACCTGGAGGCCATCGAGTTCATCCAGGAGGCGAACGCGACCGCCTACCGCCGCCACCCCGGCATCGTGATGATCGCGGAGGAGTCCACCGCGTGGCCCGGCGTGACCGCGCCGACCAGCGGCGGTGGCCTGGGCTACGGCATGAAGTGGAACATGGGGTGGATGAACGACACCCTGCGCTACCTCAGCGAGGACCCCGTCAATCGCAGGTGGCACCACGGCGAGCTGACTTTCTCGCTCGTGTACGCGTTCTCCGAGAACTACGTGCTTCCCCTCTCCCACGACGAGGTTGTCCACGGCAAGGGCTCCCTCATCTCCAAGATGCCCGGGGACAAGTGGCAGCGGCTCGCCGGGCTGCGTTCGCTCTACGCCTACCAGTGGAGCCACCCGGGCAAGCAGCTCCTCTTCATGGGTCAGGAGATCGGCCAGGAGCAGGAGTGGAACGAGTCCTACTCCCTCGACTGGTGGCTCCTGGACCAGGAGGGTCACGCGGGCGTCGCGCACCTGATCGAGCGGCTCAACGCCATCTACACCTCCTCCCCCGCTCTGTGGGACGACGACTACACGGGATTCGAGTGGATCGACGCCTCCGATGGGGACCATAACCTGATTTCCTACCTGCGTAAGGGCTCGGATGAGCAGGGCAACCGCGAGGTCATCGTGTGCGTGTCCAACTTCGCCGGCAACCCGCACGAGGGCTACCGCGTGGGCCTGCCCTTCGGCGGTGAGTGGGTAGAGATCCTGAACACCGACGCCGAAGAGTTCGGCGGGTCGGGTGTCGTCAACGTCGGCTCCGTCATCGCGGAGGATACGCCGTGGAACGGGCGTCCCGTGTCGGCGCAGCTGCGCGTTCCCCCGCTGGGCGCCGTGTGGCTGGCGCCGGCCTCGCAGGTGCGCTAA
- a CDS encoding cysteine desulfurase family protein, which produces MSVYLDHAATTPLRECALEAWTRAQRDLSASPGNPAALHFGGRRARRMLEDAREQVGACLGADMHEVIFTSGATESDALGVMAAARGMRSRDGARELIVVSGLEHDAVAHQREVASREGFSWEVLPVDANGVSILPGISGDDVPASWDSRLALGSMTLVSSEIGTIQPVDEFASRVHADGGLAHSDVAQAIATMDVSFRRMGVDLVSVGGHKVGAPAGIGVLVARRGIPMVTDRPGGGHERSIRSGTPDVAGTCALAAALDETVRERPAFARRSRELREHLLTHLPLGVEATVGESAASSAIIHLSLPTSRPEAVLMAFDMAGIAVSAGSACHAGVTRPSEIVMAMGRSEEAALGVLRVSLGHDTTRADIDAFLGALPSAIRAGASLDGVTHARNERNEEG; this is translated from the coding sequence GTGAGCGTCTATCTCGACCACGCGGCGACCACCCCGCTGCGCGAGTGCGCGCTCGAAGCGTGGACCCGCGCTCAGCGCGACCTGAGCGCCTCTCCGGGCAACCCCGCCGCCCTTCACTTCGGAGGGCGGCGCGCCCGTCGCATGCTCGAAGACGCCCGCGAGCAGGTCGGGGCCTGCCTAGGGGCCGACATGCACGAGGTCATCTTCACCTCCGGTGCCACCGAATCGGATGCCCTCGGCGTCATGGCTGCCGCCCGAGGGATGCGCTCGCGCGATGGGGCTCGTGAGCTGATCGTCGTCTCGGGTCTCGAGCACGACGCGGTCGCCCATCAACGTGAGGTTGCCTCGCGCGAGGGCTTCTCCTGGGAGGTTCTGCCCGTGGATGCGAACGGCGTGTCCATCCTGCCCGGTATTTCCGGTGACGACGTGCCTGCCTCGTGGGACAGTCGCCTCGCGCTTGGATCCATGACCCTCGTGTCCTCCGAGATCGGTACGATCCAACCCGTCGACGAGTTTGCGTCGCGCGTGCACGCGGACGGCGGCCTGGCTCATAGTGACGTTGCCCAGGCGATTGCCACCATGGACGTGTCGTTTCGTCGCATGGGAGTGGACCTCGTGAGTGTTGGCGGGCACAAGGTCGGCGCCCCGGCGGGCATCGGGGTCCTCGTCGCCCGTCGCGGCATACCCATGGTGACCGACCGGCCTGGGGGCGGACACGAGCGCTCAATCCGGTCGGGCACGCCCGACGTCGCGGGTACCTGCGCCCTAGCTGCGGCGCTCGATGAAACGGTGCGCGAGCGCCCCGCGTTTGCCCGCCGCTCCCGTGAGCTGCGTGAACACCTCCTCACTCACCTGCCGCTCGGCGTGGAGGCGACGGTGGGGGAGTCGGCCGCCTCCAGCGCGATCATTCACCTGTCCCTGCCGACGTCGCGCCCCGAGGCCGTCCTCATGGCCTTCGACATGGCCGGCATCGCCGTATCCGCCGGATCTGCCTGTCATGCGGGGGTCACGCGCCCCTCCGAGATCGTCATGGCGATGGGGCGCAGCGAGGAGGCGGCGCTGGGGGTCCTGCGCGTGTCCCTCGGGCATGACACGACGCGCGCCGACATCGACGCTTTTCTCGGCGCCCTTCCGTCGGCCATTCGGGCGGGAGCATCCCTCGATGGAGTCACTCACGCCCGCAACGAACGCAACGAGGAAGGGTAG
- the glgX gene encoding glycogen debranching protein GlgX: MSERSGSSRIPTVRVTAPNPTPTRIGVYTSGDGLDVAVVARDAHAVDMCIFDEEGAETRYALMGPRTGVWHGHIPGFGAGTRYGFRVHGPWDPDGGKFFNSHKLLLDPYGRGIEGAVDLRPAVYAHCVDEELYPSEYPMRRSPLDSAPHMPRSVVVDPSFPIAPRPHTPWETTVIYEIHVKGFTKNMPGVPPRLRGTYAGLAHPASVSYLKDLGITAVELLPVHAKCDEPFLTERGLTNYWGYSTLSFFAPEPSYATAESRAGGAQAVVDEFRGMVSLLHQAGIEVILDVVYNHTCEGGDAGPSLSWRGLDSDLYYRHTTSRPVQTIDVTGTGNTVNVDHPKAIQMVLDSLRYWVRDMGVDGFRFDLAATLGRFATGFSPMHPLLIAMATDDDLAHAKLIAEPWDVGPGGWQTGNFPVPFSEWNDHYRGALRNFWLADVRAQASGHVVSGPNDLATRLSGSQDVFEHGLGRLRGPRASINFVTAHDGFTLADLTAYDRKHNTANLENNRDGSDDNRSWNHGVEGTLASNATHPNAVTPYAILSNMTIADLRARSQRNILATLFVSSGTPMLLGGDEFGRTQYGNNNAYCQDDPISWIDWDLAEGQQAQIDTVSWLIALRRAHPVLRPDRFATGQPYGGDTIPDLSWYTAQGTPMPDYGWTDSRHRTFQILRSGLKWGDRDALIIINANLDDAHVTLPAGHDLDWLIAYSTVWESPAQGGVGALRDPGELSLEVEHVTPRSTLSIEALSVTILLSDVCFHPES, from the coding sequence ATGTCCGAGCGTTCGGGCTCGTCCCGCATCCCAACCGTGCGGGTCACCGCGCCCAACCCGACCCCGACACGTATCGGCGTGTACACGTCCGGGGATGGGCTTGACGTTGCCGTGGTAGCCCGGGACGCTCACGCTGTGGACATGTGCATCTTCGACGAGGAAGGGGCGGAGACACGTTACGCCCTGATGGGTCCGCGCACGGGCGTGTGGCACGGCCACATTCCCGGATTTGGCGCGGGCACCCGCTACGGCTTCCGCGTCCACGGCCCCTGGGACCCCGACGGCGGCAAGTTCTTCAACTCCCACAAGCTCCTGCTCGACCCCTACGGGCGGGGCATCGAAGGCGCTGTTGATCTGCGGCCCGCGGTGTACGCCCACTGCGTGGACGAGGAGCTGTACCCGTCGGAGTATCCGATGCGCCGCTCGCCCCTCGATTCCGCCCCGCACATGCCGCGCTCGGTTGTCGTTGACCCGTCCTTTCCCATTGCACCCAGGCCGCACACGCCGTGGGAGACCACCGTCATCTACGAGATTCACGTCAAGGGCTTTACCAAGAACATGCCGGGTGTGCCCCCGCGCCTGCGCGGCACCTACGCCGGCCTCGCCCACCCGGCGTCCGTGTCCTACCTGAAGGATCTGGGGATCACGGCGGTCGAACTGCTCCCCGTGCACGCCAAGTGCGACGAGCCCTTCCTCACCGAGCGCGGCCTGACGAACTACTGGGGCTACTCCACCCTGTCCTTCTTTGCACCCGAACCCTCCTACGCTACCGCCGAGTCCCGGGCGGGAGGCGCCCAGGCCGTTGTCGACGAGTTCCGCGGCATGGTGTCCCTGCTGCATCAAGCCGGCATTGAGGTTATTCTCGACGTCGTCTACAACCACACGTGCGAGGGAGGCGACGCAGGCCCCTCGCTGTCGTGGCGAGGCCTGGACTCCGATCTCTACTACCGACACACCACCTCGCGTCCGGTCCAGACCATCGACGTGACCGGAACCGGCAACACGGTGAACGTGGACCACCCCAAGGCGATCCAGATGGTGTTGGACTCGCTGCGCTACTGGGTCCGCGACATGGGCGTGGACGGCTTCCGTTTCGATCTGGCGGCCACGCTGGGCCGCTTCGCGACCGGATTCAGTCCCATGCACCCGCTGCTCATCGCCATGGCGACCGATGACGACCTTGCGCACGCCAAGCTCATCGCCGAGCCGTGGGACGTGGGCCCCGGCGGCTGGCAGACAGGTAACTTCCCGGTCCCCTTCTCCGAGTGGAACGACCACTACCGGGGCGCGCTGCGTAACTTCTGGCTCGCGGACGTGCGCGCCCAGGCATCGGGCCATGTCGTGTCCGGGCCGAATGACCTGGCGACTCGCCTGTCTGGCTCCCAGGACGTCTTCGAACACGGCCTCGGGCGACTGCGTGGACCTCGGGCATCCATCAACTTCGTGACCGCCCACGACGGATTCACGCTGGCGGACCTGACCGCCTACGACCGCAAGCACAACACGGCGAACCTGGAGAACAACCGGGACGGCTCGGACGACAACCGTTCGTGGAACCACGGGGTCGAGGGCACTCTCGCGTCCAACGCGACGCACCCCAACGCTGTGACCCCCTACGCGATCCTCTCCAACATGACGATCGCCGACCTGCGGGCACGCTCGCAGCGCAACATCCTGGCCACGTTGTTCGTCTCCTCGGGCACGCCGATGCTGTTGGGAGGGGATGAGTTTGGCCGCACCCAGTACGGCAACAACAACGCGTACTGCCAGGACGATCCGATCTCGTGGATCGACTGGGACCTGGCCGAGGGCCAGCAGGCGCAGATCGACACCGTCTCCTGGTTGATCGCACTGCGCAGGGCTCACCCAGTCCTGCGCCCTGACCGCTTTGCCACCGGCCAGCCCTACGGCGGCGACACGATTCCCGACCTGTCGTGGTACACCGCCCAGGGCACGCCCATGCCGGACTACGGGTGGACGGACTCGCGTCATCGCACGTTCCAGATACTGCGATCCGGTCTGAAGTGGGGGGATCGCGACGCCCTCATCATCATCAATGCGAACCTTGACGACGCTCACGTCACCCTCCCGGCGGGACACGACCTGGATTGGTTGATCGCATACTCCACCGTGTGGGAGTCTCCCGCGCAGGGAGGCGTCGGCGCCTTACGCGACCCGGGTGAGCTCTCCCTCGAGGTCGAGCACGTCACCCCTCGTTCCACGCTTTCCATCGAGGCTCTCTCCGTGACCATCCTCCTGTCGGACGTATGCTTCCACCCGGAAAGCTGA
- a CDS encoding electron transfer flavoprotein subunit beta/FixA family protein yields the protein MRIVVCVKHVPDMQSERRFEGGRLVRGEDDVLNELDENAIEAAVSLKEAEEDAGRQAEVIALTMGPEDAEDSLMRALQMGADRAYLVTDEFLEGSDVITTASVLSVAIAKISEECGPVDLVITGMASLDAMTSMLPGALAAKAHMPLLGLARSLSVDSGAVTIERAVDGYTETVRAALPAVVSVTDQINEPRYPAFAAMKAARKKPLEQWGIDDLVEVPGGEALTLRRALSSVTHGEEKIRDGSGTIIQDAGEGGRALADYILSVVK from the coding sequence ATGAGAATTGTCGTGTGTGTGAAGCATGTCCCCGACATGCAGTCCGAACGTCGCTTCGAGGGCGGCCGCCTGGTGCGCGGTGAGGACGATGTGCTCAACGAGCTAGACGAGAATGCCATCGAAGCTGCCGTCAGCCTGAAGGAAGCCGAAGAGGACGCGGGCCGCCAGGCCGAGGTCATCGCGCTGACGATGGGACCCGAGGACGCCGAGGACTCCCTCATGCGCGCCCTGCAGATGGGCGCCGACCGTGCCTACCTCGTGACCGACGAGTTCCTTGAGGGCTCTGACGTCATCACGACCGCCTCTGTCCTGTCCGTTGCGATCGCGAAGATCAGCGAAGAATGCGGCCCCGTTGATCTCGTGATCACCGGCATGGCCTCGCTGGACGCGATGACCTCCATGCTGCCCGGCGCACTGGCCGCCAAGGCTCACATGCCGCTGCTCGGACTGGCGCGCTCCCTGAGCGTCGACAGTGGCGCCGTCACGATCGAACGCGCCGTCGACGGCTACACCGAGACCGTGCGTGCCGCGCTGCCCGCCGTCGTCTCCGTGACCGATCAGATCAACGAACCGCGTTACCCGGCCTTCGCCGCCATGAAGGCGGCTCGCAAGAAGCCGCTGGAACAGTGGGGGATTGATGACCTCGTCGAGGTTCCCGGTGGTGAGGCCCTGACGCTGCGTCGCGCCCTTTCCTCCGTGACTCACGGCGAGGAGAAGATACGCGACGGCTCCGGAACGATCATCCAGGACGCCGGCGAGGGCGGGCGCGCGCTGGCCGACTACATCCTTTCGGTGGTGAAGTGA